TTTGGTTTGATAATCTTAACTCGGTGCGTACCGTAAGTTATTATGTGCAGCAGCTGTACGCACAGAACAAAGGAACGAATGTACTTCCTCTCACTATGAACAAGAAACCGGTAACAGGGGCGGAAGGACAAAACGGACTTTTTGCCAGTGCAGTCTATGATAAGGATAAGAACGAACTGATTGTCAAAGTAGCTAATACTTCCGATAAGACACAGCCTGTATCCTTGACTTTCGAAGGTCTGAAAAAGCAGGATGTATTGTCCGAAGGACGTTGCATCACTCTTAGCTCACTCGATCAGGACAAAGATAATACGCTTGAACAACCGTTTGCCATCACTCCGCAGGAGACACCGGTAACGATCAATGGTCATGCGTTAACCACCGAACTCGGACCGAACACGTTTGCAGTTTATAAATTCACGAAAAAATAAAATGAATAGCGTTAAACTAGTTATGATTTCATGTGCATTGGCAGCCTTTTCCGGGCTGTCTGCGCAGAATGACACTACTTTTGTAGCCGATGGCAATCCCATCATAAAATATAAATATACAGCCGATCCGGGTGCTATGGTGCATGACGGTAAGGTGTACATTTATGCCGGACATGATGAATGTCCTCCTCCCAGAGAACATTACCAGTTGAATGAATGGTGTGTATTCTCGTCTCCCGATATGAAGACATGGACGGAGCATCCTGTACCTTTGAAAGCCAAAGATTTTAGTTGGGCAAAAGGGGAAGCATGGGCTAGTCAGGTGATAGAACGTGACGGGAAGTTCTATTGGTATGTGACAGTAGAACACGGCACTATTCACGGAAAATCTATCGGCGTAGCCGTATCTGATTCGCCTGTCGGTCCTTTTGTGGATGCCCGTGGTTCCGCACTGATCACCAATGATATGACGACCGAATTTACCAAGATCTCTTGGGAAGATATCGATCCGACTGTTTTTATTGACGACGACGGACAGGCATATCTTTATTGGGGGAATACCCAATGCTACTATGTCAAACTGAAAAAGAATATGATCGAGCTGGATGGTCCTATCGTACCGGTTCATCTGCCCCGATATACGGAAGCTCCGTGGATACATAAG
This sequence is a window from Bacteroides thetaiotaomicron VPI-5482. Protein-coding genes within it:
- a CDS encoding glycoside hydrolase family 43 protein, with amino-acid sequence MISCALAAFSGLSAQNDTTFVADGNPIIKYKYTADPGAMVHDGKVYIYAGHDECPPPREHYQLNEWCVFSSPDMKTWTEHPVPLKAKDFSWAKGEAWASQVIERDGKFYWYVTVEHGTIHGKSIGVAVSDSPVGPFVDARGSALITNDMTTEFTKISWEDIDPTVFIDDDGQAYLYWGNTQCYYVKLKKNMIELDGPIVPVHLPRYTEAPWIHKCGDWYYLSYASEFPEKICYAMSRSITGPWEYKGILNEIAGNSNTNHQAIIEFKGDWYFIYHNGSINTAGGSFRRSVCIDRLYYNEDGTMKRIQMTTEGVQ